One genomic window of Candidatus Saccharibacteria bacterium includes the following:
- a CDS encoding YdeI/OmpD-associated family protein — translation MKHTDLSGGVVHQMPEDLAKALDSSTVVDIWQGLTPLARNEFICWVENAKQEQTRAKRIRRTIEELEEGKRRPCCWAGCIHRTDKEPSSSQKFVYKL, via the coding sequence ATGAAGCACACAGATCTATCTGGAGGAGTAGTCCATCAGATGCCAGAAGACTTGGCCAAGGCATTGGATTCAAGTACAGTAGTAGATATCTGGCAAGGATTAACTCCATTGGCTAGGAACGAGTTTATTTGTTGGGTAGAGAATGCCAAACAAGAACAGACTCGTGCTAAGAGGATACGGCGAACTATCGAAGAACTAGAGGAAGGCAAGCGTCGACCATGTTGCTGGGCTGGATGTATCCACCGGACGGACAAGGAGCCTAGTAGCTCGCAGAAATTTGTTTATAAGCTATAA
- a CDS encoding glycosyltransferase family 39 protein codes for MKTKDKGRYRINRKVISGALIAGLSYLVVGFLWATRLQVWGDEAFSIQIIQLDFAKINQVTAADVHPPLYYYLLKIWADIFGNGELILRLFGLILVAISVSVMVLIAYRYFSAKVAWITSIIMITSPFAMRLGLEIRMYCLAFLITSLLFWFYLDYRSGNQTRINLLAVAILAALSIYTHYYAIFLLIGLAIVEYWDYARGFNLRKFWGFVRNSWFFRVGILTIIFYLPWINVFIGRLIGFNGGFWVPKPSLFSIFYLPVLFLTNIEEYLMFGWPALAIGFVIFCLIGFNYRKIWKFFVSTQKKSNSDNINYNWLLLTRIGLVVTVVMLGISLVFKTSVFYGRYLSISVFFTFVFTIAGLIGALLLDRSRRLAVLATGILLLIGVVYSFVYGNTRLLKEQQVTVYQDKSAIECSIDNKNGKDNIYLIDDDSNYLIYDYYLRDILDQDSQFYLIGDKEKPDINGSAWKRVINERGAFNYLSKGEIVRSIDFYNNNIWYVSWNWPRFEDPGAKDSLYRDYRVEQVCQPDARLLTDYDAARAYRLVPK; via the coding sequence ATGAAAACAAAAGATAAGGGTAGATATAGGATCAATCGAAAGGTAATATCTGGGGCGTTGATCGCAGGCTTGAGCTATTTGGTAGTTGGTTTTTTGTGGGCAACCAGACTTCAGGTTTGGGGAGATGAAGCATTTAGCATCCAGATAATTCAGTTAGATTTTGCTAAAATAAATCAAGTAACTGCTGCAGATGTTCATCCTCCTTTATATTACTATCTATTAAAAATCTGGGCAGATATCTTTGGTAATGGTGAGCTTATTCTTAGATTATTTGGATTGATCTTGGTGGCGATTTCCGTTAGTGTGATGGTTCTGATAGCTTACAGGTATTTTTCTGCAAAGGTTGCATGGATTACTAGTATCATTATGATTACCAGTCCATTTGCTATGCGTTTAGGCTTGGAGATCAGGATGTATTGTTTGGCATTTTTGATTACCAGTTTGCTATTTTGGTTCTATTTGGATTACAGGTCTGGCAACCAGACCAGGATTAATCTTCTTGCTGTTGCCATCTTGGCAGCTTTGTCAATCTATACTCATTATTATGCAATCTTCCTATTGATCGGATTGGCAATAGTTGAATATTGGGATTATGCTAGGGGATTTAATCTTAGAAAGTTCTGGGGGTTTGTACGGAACTCTTGGTTTTTTAGAGTTGGTATCCTGACTATTATCTTCTACCTACCATGGATTAACGTCTTTATTGGACGACTAATTGGTTTTAACGGTGGATTTTGGGTACCAAAGCCTAGTTTATTCTCAATTTTCTATCTTCCAGTGCTATTCTTGACAAATATTGAAGAGTATTTGATGTTTGGATGGCCAGCATTGGCTATTGGTTTTGTAATTTTTTGCCTTATTGGTTTTAATTACAGGAAAATATGGAAATTTTTTGTGTCTACTCAGAAGAAATCCAATAGCGACAATATTAATTATAATTGGTTGCTACTAACGAGGATTGGGCTTGTGGTGACAGTAGTGATGCTGGGGATTTCTTTGGTGTTTAAGACATCGGTTTTTTATGGTCGATACTTAAGCATATCGGTCTTTTTTACTTTTGTATTTACGATTGCTGGATTAATTGGTGCCTTGTTATTAGATAGATCTAGGAGGTTAGCTGTTTTGGCTACGGGTATCTTGTTATTAATCGGGGTCGTTTATAGTTTTGTTTATGGAAACACAAGACTCCTGAAAGAGCAGCAGGTTACGGTATACCAGGACAAAAGCGCTATCGAATGTAGTATCGATAATAAGAATGGTAAAGATAATATCTATCTGATAGATGATGATAGTAATTATTTGATATATGACTATTATCTGAGAGATATTCTAGATCAAGATTCCCAGTTCTATTTGATAGGAGACAAGGAAAAACCAGATATTAATGGTAGTGCCTGGAAAAGGGTTATTAATGAGAGGGGAGCCTTTAATTATCTGAGCAAAGGAGAGATTGTTAGATCCATAGATTTTTACAATAACAATATATGGTATGTTAGCTGGAATTGGCCTAGGTTTGAGGATCCAGGAGCCAAGGATTCACTCTATCGCGATTATCGAGTAGAACAGGTTTGCCAGCCAGATGCTAGACTTCTGACTGACTATGACGCGGCCCGAGCTTATCGACTGGTACCCAAATAA